From a region of the Monodelphis domestica isolate mMonDom1 chromosome 8, mMonDom1.pri, whole genome shotgun sequence genome:
- the LSG1 gene encoding LOW QUALITY PROTEIN: large subunit GTPase 1 homolog (The sequence of the model RefSeq protein was modified relative to this genomic sequence to represent the inferred CDS: deleted 4 bases in 4 codons), with amino-acid sequence MGRKRAPGSGGGGGGLGRSLIKERTCKTRSQRRRDTWLHTRDMDDELWARAAPRSVTEPTALEDFLATAQLAGTEFVAEKLNVHFVPPEARTGLLSLEEKQRLRERQEEHRGALQVPRRPRWDQSTSAEKLQQMEREKFLEWRRGLVRLEEEQSLILTPFERNLDFWRQLWRVIERSDVVVQIVDARNPLLFRCEDLERYVKEIDRDKENVILINKADLLTAGQRAAWATFFEREEVRVIFWSALAEGDRLRAGSEDRGPESEEEEEEEEEEEEGDGQSRAAAAGQRPEGQDTDEDDCNWLSEEGDSEYEDCLEEEDDWQTCSEEEDGGGHEEEFLSPSGPGKEAGDGPVHNDSHLVGRQELLDLFRAMHSGKKVKAGQLTVGLVGYPNVGKSSTINAIFGNKKVSVSATPGHTKHFQTLYVEPDLCLCDCPGLVMPSFVSTKADMVCSGILPIDQMRDHVPPVSLVCQNIPRHVLEATYGIHLIRPREDEDPDRQPTSEELLTAYGSMRGFMTAHGQPDQPRAARYILKDYVKGKLLFCHPPPGIEPGNFQEQHECPRQSRGRPQAVAEARRPERGHPKARQIENVVDRAFFHQENVRALTRGVQAVMGHRPGGAPGPSASPHGGSGKPWKKHGNRNKKEKVRRLTGHLDA; translated from the exons ATGGGCCGGAAGCGGGCGCCGGGCAGCGGCGGGGGCGGGGGAGGCCTGGGCCGGTCCCTCATCAAGGAGCGG ACCTGCAAAACCCGGAGCCAGCGGCGGCGAGACACGTGG CTGCACACGAGGGACATGGACGATGAGCTCTGGGCCCGCGCAGCCCCCCGCTCCGTGACAGAGCCCACGGCCCTCGAGGACTTCCTGGCCACTGCCCAGCTGGCTGGCACCGAGTTTGTGGCGG agaaGCTCAACGTTCACTTCGTGCCCCCTGAGGCCAGG ACTGGCCTCTTGTCCCTGGAGGAGAAACAGAGGCTGAGAGAGCGCCAAGAGGAACATCGGGGGGCCCTTCAGGTGCCTAGGAG GCCCCGGTGGGACCAGAGCACCAGTGCCGAGAAGCTGCagcagatggagagagagaagttcCTGGAGTGGAGGCGGGGGCTGGTGCG GCTGGAGGAGGAGCAGAGCCTGATCCTGACC CCCTTTGAGCGGAACCTGGACTTCTGGCGCCAACTCTGGAGGGTCATCGAGCGGAG CGATGTCGTCGTTCAGATCGTGGACGCCCGCAACCCCCTGCTCTTCCGCTGCGAGGACTTG GAGCGATACGTGAAAGAGATCGACCGAGACAAGGAAAACGTGATTCTGATCAACAAGGCGGACCTGCTGACGGCGGGCCAGAGGGCGGCCTGGGCCACCTTCTTCGAGCGGGAGGAGGTCCGCGTGATCTTCTGGTCCGCCCTGGCCGAGGGCGACCGGCTCCGCGCCGGATCCGAG gaCCGAGGCCCTGAgagcgaggaggaggaggaggaggaggaggaggaggaggaaggagatggcCAGAGCAGGGCCGCTGCGGCTGGTCAGCGGCCGGAGGGTCAGGACACGGACGAGGATGACTGCAACTGGCTGAGCGAGGAGGGAGACAGCGAATATGAGGACTGTCTGGAGGAGGAGGACGACTGGCAGACGTGCTCTGAGGAGGAGGATGGTGGCGGCCACGAGGAAGAGTTCCTGAGCCCAAGCGGGCCAGGAAAGGAGGCCGGGGATGGCCCAGTGCACAACGACAGCCACCTGGTGGGAAGGCAGGAGCTGCTGGACCTCTTCAGAGCGATGCATTCTGGGAAGAAGGTCAAGGCGGGGCAGCTCACTGTGGGGCTG GTGGGTTACCCCAACGTGGGAAAGAGCTCGACGATCAACGCCATCTTCGGGAACAAGAAGGTGTCCGTGTCGGCCACCCCTGGGCACACCAAGCACTTCCAG ACCCTCTACGTGGAGCCCGACCTGTGCCTGTGCGACTGTCCGGGGCTGGTCATGCCCTCCTTCGTCTCCACCAAGGCCGACATGGTCTGCTCCGGGATCCTCCCCATCGACCAGATGAGGGACCACGTGCCGCCCGTCTCGCTC GTCTGCCAGAACATCCCCCGACACGTTCTGGAGGCCACGTACGGGATTCACCTGATCCGG CCCCGAGAGGACGAGGACCCCGACCGGCAGCCCACCTCAGAGGAGCTGCTGACCGCCTACGGAA GCATGAGGGGGTTTATGACCGCCCACGGCCAGCCTGACCAGCCCCGGGCCGCCCGCTACATCCTGAAGGACTACGTCAAG GGGAAGCTGCTCTTCTGCCACCCCCCTCCGGGCATCGAACCCGGGAACTTCCAGGAGCAGCACGAGTGCCCGAGGCAGAGCCGGGGGAGGCCGCAGGCCGTGGCCGAAGCACGGCGGCCGGAGCGGGGCCACCCCAAGGCCCGGCAGATTGAGAACGTGGTGGACCGAGCATTTTTTCACCAG GAGAACGTGAGGGCGCTGACCAGGGGCGTGCAGGCCGTGATGGGCCACAGGCCCGGCGGGGCCCCGGGACCCTCTGCCAGCCCCCACGGGGGCTCCGGGAAGCCCTGGAAGAAGCACGGCAACAGGAACAAGAAGGAGAAGGTGCGCCGGCTCACCGGACACTTGGACGCGTGA